In Mercenaria mercenaria strain notata chromosome 14, MADL_Memer_1, whole genome shotgun sequence, the following are encoded in one genomic region:
- the LOC123527651 gene encoding uncharacterized protein LOC123527651 — protein sequence MKPTQTNQKATSPAVILQTEARGKTLTRKMIYMLIGAFAFVLVVSAVILAVYFGMQMTKDNFKEYTATFSGDDGTSTKEKVIVTDTEEIFETAVATGISDFSMGLVTYKFQKTGIALDVNVCYVTNLNTSDFQTPEEFIETHTSDQITFARNNQVLRKYEVTDIWLNNKALGPKSKELCKGKPVFFLREITETRTREKRAKWKVTINLGIVKVEISWGKERKEK from the exons ATGAAGCCCACGCAGACAAACCAGAAGGCAACCAGCCCGGCTGTGATTCTTCAAACAGAA GCTAGAGGGAAAACACTCACTAGGAAAATGATATACATGTTAATAGGAGCTTTCGCTTTCGTCCTCGTGGTCAGTGCTGTAATTCTAGCGGTGTATTTTGGGATGCAGATGACCAAAGATAATTTCAAG GAATACACAGCTACATTCTCTGGAGATGATGGTACTTCGACGAAGGAGAAAGTAATTGTTACAGACACAGAAGAAATCTTCGAGACAGCTGTTGCCACTGGAATTTCCGATTTCTCCATG GGCCTGGTAACATACAAATTTCAGAAGACAGGTATTGCGTTAGACGTAAATGTATGTTATGTGACTAACCTAAACACAAGCGATTTTCAAACTCCAGAAGAGTTTATAGAAACGCACACATCTGATCAG ATAACATTTGCGAGGAACAATCAAGTTTTGAGAAAGTACGAAGTAACAGATATATGGTTGAATAACAAAGCTCTTGGACCTAAATCAAAGGAACTCTGCAAAGGAAAGCCTGTGTTCTTCTTGCGCGAAATTACTG AGACAAGAACTCGAGAGAAAAGAGCAAAATGGAAAGTCACAATCAATCTCGGCATTGTCAAAGTAGAAATATCCTGGGGAAAAGAGAGAAAAGAGAAATAA